GATCCGGCGGGCCGGCGGGAGATGCGCCGACGACGCCGCCCACGCCCTGCTCGCCGCCGTCGGCAACGACCTGCGTGAGCTGGCCGCGGCCTGCTCCCAGTTGATGGCCGACACCGACGGCCGGATCACCCCGGACACCGTCGCCCGGTACTACCGGGGGCGGGCCGAGGTGAGCGGCTTCACCGTCGCCGACGCCGCCATGGTGGGGGACGTCAGTGGCGCGCTGGAAGCGTTGCGCTGGGCGCTGCACGTCGGGGTGGATCCGGTGCCGATCGCGGACGCGCTCGCCGACGGCGTGCGGACCGTCTCCCGGGTCGCCTCGGCCGGACGGGGCAGCCCCTACCAGCTCGCCAGCAGCCTCGGCATGCCCGGCTGGAAGATCGAACGCGCGCAGCGCCAGGCCCGGGGTTGGACCCCGGAGGGGCTGGTGCAGGCGATGCGGGCCGCCGCCGAGTGCAACGCCGCGGTCAAGGGCGGCGCGGACGACCGGGCGTACGCGTTGGAGCGGGCGGTGTTCTCGGTCGTCGCGGCCCGGCAGGGCAGCGCCCGGTGAACGAGCCGGCGATCGGGCGGCGCCGCGCGCTGACGCCCGGAGAGCGCCGGATGGGCCGCGCGCCGACGCCCGGGGAGCGCCGGATGGGCCGGACGCCGACGCCGGGGGAGCGTCGGATGGGCGGGATGGCGACGCCGGGGGAGCGCCGGCCGGGCGGGGCCTCGGTCAGGCAGCGCCGGGTCGACGAGCCGCCGCGTACCGGGTGGGCGACCCTCGCGGCGGACGAGGAGCGTTACCGGCCGCTGTACGCGCGGGTCCTCGGGCTGCGCTTCGTCAACCCGGGCGGGGTGCTCTGCTTCCTCTACTTCGAGGGCGCGGTGGCGCTGGCCGCCCTGCTCGCCCTCGCGGAGCTGGTGAGCTGGTGGGCGGTGCTGGCGCTGCCGGCCGCGGTGGCGCTGATGGTGAAGCTGAACGACGTCGTCGCCGCGTCGGTGGTCCGCTCGGCCGCGCTCGTCCCGGAGCAGGAGCGGGACAGGTTCCGGCGACAGTTGGAGCCGGCGGTGGGCCGGGCGGCCGTTCCGTCCCACCCCGGGCGGGTCCGGCAGCAGCCGGAGCCGTCGGCCCGTCCGCTCGGGGAGCGGCACGCTCCCGCGCGGGGGCGCTGGGTGGTCGACCAGAGGTACGTCGACCCGGAGCGTCTCCCCGTCGACCGGGGAGGTCAACCCGGCGACCCGGCGTAGCCGTCCCGTTGCCCGAGGAAGCGCGCACCGGTCAGGGAACCGGGGACGGTCGGGCGGGCCCGTCCCTGGAGTGGGGGCCGGCGGCCGAATGCCGGCCCGCGGGCCGACCACGGGAGCCGCGCCGGATAACGCCTGGAACCCCCTTGGGCGAGGCCCAGGGGGGTTCCGGTCAGGCGGGTACGATCGCGGCGTCAGGCGGCGAGGGAGCCGACGCGCTTGGCGATCGAGGACTTGCGGTTGGCGGCCTGGTTGGCGTGGATGACGCCCTTGCTGGCGGCCTTGTCCAACTTGCGCGAGGCGTCCTGCATGAGAGCGGTGGCCTTCTCGGCGTCACCGGCCTCGACGGCCTCGTGGAACTTGCGGATGGCGGTCTTCAGCGACGACTTGACCGACTTGTTACGCAGCCGGCGCTTCTCGTTCTGCCGGTTGCGCTTGATCTGGGACTTGATGTTCGCCACGCGACAGCCTCGTCTTGATAGCTCGGGGTTACGGTCTGCTTCGGCGCGCGACGAGCATGCGTCATCGCTGCGCGAAAAGCCAGGTTACCAGGTCCGTCGGGAGCCGCCAAAACCACCCGGGTCGACTGGTCAGCGCCAGCCCTGCCGGTCGGCGAGCCAACGCAGGGCCAGGTGACCGCTGTAGCGCTGGTGCGCCCGCCGGTGCCCCGACGCCGTGCCGGCCACGACGGGGGGTGACCCGGTGGGCGGCGGCGCGGCGGGCGGTGACGTGGCGGGCGGCGAGCTGGGGCGCGGCGATCCGGCGGACGGCGATCCGGCGGAGTGCGGCGCGGGGTGCGGCGGCGCGTCGGCGGAGGTGAGGAAGTAGCCGGACAGTGCCGCCAGGGCGGCGTCCAGGGCGTCCGGGGGCGCGTCGGCCGCCGCCGGGTGCCCGGCGAAGAGGGCGTCGGCGTCCAGCCCGCTGGCGTACCCGGTGAG
The sequence above is a segment of the Micromonospora sp. WMMD882 genome. Coding sequences within it:
- the holA gene encoding DNA polymerase III subunit delta, with the protein product MGGVTPASLAPILLVLGDEELLATRAVSEAVAETRNVDPDVDVREYQAGTLTVGEIAEMLSPSLFGGRRVLVLRAGQDARKDLATALLAYAKNPDPDVRLVVLHAGAAKGKAFADGLRTAGATVVPAAKLKGDRERVAFVREEIRRAGGRCADDAAHALLAAVGNDLRELAAACSQLMADTDGRITPDTVARYYRGRAEVSGFTVADAAMVGDVSGALEALRWALHVGVDPVPIADALADGVRTVSRVASAGRGSPYQLASSLGMPGWKIERAQRQARGWTPEGLVQAMRAAAECNAAVKGGADDRAYALERAVFSVVAARQGSAR
- the rpsT gene encoding 30S ribosomal protein S20; the encoded protein is MANIKSQIKRNRQNEKRRLRNKSVKSSLKTAIRKFHEAVEAGDAEKATALMQDASRKLDKAASKGVIHANQAANRKSSIAKRVGSLAA